The following nucleotide sequence is from Cyclopterus lumpus isolate fCycLum1 chromosome 20, fCycLum1.pri, whole genome shotgun sequence.
CCCATTGTTGTGAGCAGCTCTCTGAGGTAATCCTCCTGGATAGAACCTGAGTGGAAAAACAGTCAAATCAGATTAGGCCGAGACTGAAAATCAATCAGAAGCATCtcaaataactaaataattaatttcttcccaaagattgattgattgtttgaGGCAAGGAAACTTCATTTGTAAAACACTTTCAAATCGCAGCtgtgtttgaaatgtaaaaagttGAAGGAAAAGAATggacaaaaaatatatagacatataaaaataaaaaataaaaatcttcaTTGATGACTTCTTTAAAAGCCACTTTCCTCCTTAAAATTGATGTCATCCAGGCAATTTACTCTGGCAAAGTAGGGTTTTTTTTGACAAAGGGAAAGATATTACAACTGTCTGAACTTACCGGCACCCTCCTCATCGAAGCAAGCAAATGCATTTCTGATCACATCCTCAGGGTCTGTGCCATTGAGCTTCTCCCCAAACATGGTGAGGAACATGGTGAAGTTAATGGGTCCAGGAGCTTCCATCATCATGGCCTCCAGGTACTCATCACTTGGATTTTTCCCTATAAAAAGAACCGGTTACGGTGCACTTAGTCTGAAGGCTCTCAACTACAGAAGTGGTTTTGGTACAAGTGACATTAACAACTGATGATTAAAATGTTTGCTTGTAGAACTAGTTTTAAAAACAGTGTCGGTGCGCACCCACATGAATGAACTCACGGCATGTTGGTTGCGCTAACCCTGAAATAAAAAGTGACTCGGAGACTCGTCTACTCACCAAGTGAGGCCAGCATGTCGTGAAGGTCCTCTTTGTCCACGAACCCATCGCGGTTCTGGTCAATCATGTTGAAGGCCTCCTTGAACTCCTGAATCTGAGACTGGTCAAACATGGCGAAGACATTGGAAGTTGCGCGCTGGGGGCGCTTCTTCGTGGTCTTTCCCTTTGCCCTTTTGCTAGACATTTTGACCTGTTTGTTTTACCTGtggaaataaatatatgtttaagtATACATGTTAGATTATAAATCCTGCAGCTAGACATTAGAACAGCCAGGAGCTTACTCCTTAAGGAAGACGATGACAatagggggagagaaaaaagagaatacTACCACTAACAAAGCAAAAGGATGACACGCAGGGAGACAATCTCATCAAAAGGTTATGTGGATCATGTCGTTGCTTGAAATAAGATCTCATCATTCATGCCCACAACGCTGTGGACGGGTATGTTAATTCTCTGCCAGCGATTCTCCAGAGTGGTGTCCCTCACTGAGCTATAAATGGAAATGTTGCCTGGCTTTCTAGGTTGATCAGCTCGCTGGCTCAACTGAAGGCAGGAGAATTAGCGATGTGAGGACAGATGCCCTTATCAGGCAATGTCTTGAATGAAGACTTAAACTCTCCTTCATTTTTTATGATGAGAGATGCAAATATTTTTGCCGCTGGAAGTTGATGGAAAACGGTCTCAGCAAATGCTGTGTAGAGCTTTGTAGAGCTTTTGAGACCCCTAATATGGCGACATGGCGAGAGTATCTAGGAGATGAAAGTTGTAATGTTCCAAGTCAATGGAGTTAATCATTCAGTGTATGAACTGTCATATGTTCCCAATGAGTCACTCAAATAgcttctttggggggggggggggggggaaacaaaaacCCAATATGCTGTGTATCAAGAAATTATAAGCAACACATTCTAAAATCGGAGACGACAGCAAATAATTGTACTTATTGCAATACTGTAATTTTAGCTTTAAAATAAGTTATGTCTTTACAATTACAAAGCACTAATTATAAAAGTTTAAAACGCTGTCAAAACATTCACAGAAGTGTTCCCAATGTAAGAAAGTAACTTGTACTAGGGGGACTTTTACTAAAACCAAAACGCATCATGCAAACCAatagttaaaacaaaaaacaaacttatcctcgtgttattgttttattaactgCTTGTATGACAACTCATAGCTATTTAACAAGTAACGTACGTAGACAGCTGCGGCCTAGCTTGAGCCATGATAACTGATGTGAACGTTAGCTCAGTATAAACACTAGTCAGCCGTGGACGCGACCCACGTTCACGAGGAGAGGCTTCATTTTAAGACAATTACATTTACGAGTC
It contains:
- the myl12.1 gene encoding myosin, light chain 12, genome duplicate 1; this encodes MSSKRAKGKTTKKRPQRATSNVFAMFDQSQIQEFKEAFNMIDQNRDGFVDKEDLHDMLASLGKNPSDEYLEAMMMEAPGPINFTMFLTMFGEKLNGTDPEDVIRNAFACFDEEGAGSIQEDYLRELLTTMGDRFTDEEVDELFREAPIDKKSNFNYVEFTRILKHGAKDKDD